From one Sesamum indicum cultivar Zhongzhi No. 13 unplaced genomic scaffold, S_indicum_v1.0 scaffold00128, whole genome shotgun sequence genomic stretch:
- the LOC105179208 gene encoding probable isoaspartyl peptidase/L-asparaginase 3 isoform X1: MSANFDKLGVALFFFVTLFSAAFGDGVRGARKFPLVVSTWPFLEAVRAAWRAVDGGLSAVDAVVEGCSACEELRCDGTVGPGGSPDENGETTIDAMIMNGVTMEVGAVAAMRYVSDGIKAARLVMQHTKHTMLVGEQASIFAISMGLPGPKNLSSEDSIEKWKNWKKNKCQPNFRKNVMPIDDCGPYRPESSNNLGGGICLNPKTTGFDESGSSLFNLHSHDTISLAVIDKLGHIAVGTSTNGATFKIPGRVGDGPIAGSSAYADTDVGACGATGDGDIMMRFLPCYQVIESMRLGMEPKLAAQDAIARIARKYPDFVGAIFAVNKNGVHAGACHGWTFQYSVRSPDMADVEVYTVIPEMAAE; this comes from the exons ATGTCTGCCAACTTCGATAAACTTGGCGTCGCTCTTTTTTTCTTCGTGACTCTGTTCTCCGCG GCATTTGGAGATGGGGTTAGGGGTGCTAGGAAATTCCCTTTAGTTGTCAGCACCTGGCCCTTCCTGGAAGCTGTCAGAGCAGCATGGAGAGCTGTTGATGGTGGACTTTCCGCCGTGGATGCAGTTGTAGAAGGTTGTTCTGCTTGTGAGGAACTGAGATGCGATGGTACAG TTGGTCCTGGAGGAAGCCCGGATGAGAATGGAGAAACAACAATTGATGCTATGATCATGAATGGG GTAACAATGGAGGTTGGAGCTGTTGCAGCGATGAGGTATGTGAGCGATGGCATCAAAGCTGCAAGATTAGTAATGCAGCATACTAAACACACTATGCTTGTTGGAGAGCAAGCATCAATATTTGCCATTTCTATGGGTCTTCCAGGCCCCAAAAACTTAAGTTCTGAAGATTCTATAGAGAAGtggaaaaattggaaaaagaataaGTGCCAGCCCAATTTTAGGAAAAACGTTATGCCGATTGATGATTGTGGTCCTTACCGTCCAGAGAGTAGTAATAACCTTGGTGGGGGAATATGCTTGAACCCGAAGACGACTGGCTTTGATGAGTCTGGGTCGTCCCTTTTTAATCTCCATAGCCACGATACAATATCCTTGGCTGTTATTGACAAA TTGGGACATATAGCTGTTGGTACGTCTACCAACGGGGCTACTTTTAAGATTCCGGGCAG GGTCGGTGATGGACCTATTGCCGGATCTTCTGCATATGCTGACACTGATGTTGGAGCTTGTGGGGCTACTGGGGATGGTGATATCATGATGCGCTTTCTTCCTTG cTATCAAGTCATTGAGAGTATGAGGTTAGGCATGGAACCTAAGCTTGCTGCCCAGGATGCCATTGCAAGAATCGCAAGGAAATACCCTGATTTTGTTGGAGCCATTTTTGCAGTCAATAAGAATGGTGTCCATGCAGGTGCATGCCATGGTTGGACTTTTCAGTACTCAGTGAGGAGCCCTGACATGGCTGATGTGGAAGTTTATACAGTCATTCCGGAGATGGCAGCAGAGTGA
- the LOC105179269 gene encoding uncharacterized Rho GTPase-activating protein At5g61530 (The sequence of the model RefSeq protein was modified relative to this genomic sequence to represent the inferred CDS: added 33 bases not found in genome assembly), protein MPSVISPQWHEKATDFFQSSGVKLKEAGHSAGIFVGYVAKDAKGNVADVAEKVGSAVKSRWAIFQQPSTRHAVQERVISAAATTSMFLRKGLSETKDKVVVGKTKVEEVAKKTAQKSKTLLTDIERWQKGVASTDVFGVPIEFTVQRQQSTLPIPNILIKCADYLILSGLNTQELFKAKGDEKILRQLVSMYNNDPNASLPEGVKSIDVAALIKCYIASLPGPLTTFELYNEIRNARSSIHVMRNILKKLPTVNYMTLELVTALLLRVSQKSPLNKMDARSLAMEMAPIIIWQKGQRPEHYKHYWNHPSKLDSKANLDSTSNYSAWDMLAEDGESLDASSSIPLDDATPLDFCSIEVIQCLIEHHNAVFTDANETVWR, encoded by the exons ATGCCTTCAGTCATTTCACCTCAGTGGCACGAAAAGGCTACTGATTTTTTTCAATCCTCAG GAGTGAAGCTTAAAGAAGCAGGACACAGTGCTGGAATTTTTGTTGGGTATGTTGCAAAGGATGCAAAAGGAAATGTTGCTGATG GGTGGGCTATCTTCCAGCAGCCCTCTACCAGACATGCTGTGCAGGAGCGTGTTATTTCTGCTGCTGCTACTACTAGCATGTTTTTGAGAAAGGGATTATCAGAGACAAAAGATAAGGTTGTTGTTGGAAAGACGAAAGTCGAAGAG GTGGCCAAGAAGACTGCACAAAAAAGCAAGACTCTTCTGACGGACATCGAGAGATGGCAAAAG GGAGTTGCAAGTACAGATG TATTTGGTGTTCCAATTGAGTTTACGGTCCAGCGCCAGCAGTCCACCTTGCCAATTCCAAACATATTGATCAAATGTGCAGATTATCTTATATTATCAG GCTTGAACACCCAGGAATTGTTCAAGGCCAAAGGAGACGAGAAGATTCTTCGGCAGTTGGTATCAATGTATAATAATG ATCCAAATGCATCACTACCAGAGGGTGTAAAATCAATTGATGTTGCAGCTCTGATCAAGTGTTACATTGCAAGCCTTCCTGGGCCATTAACCACCTTTGAGCTGTACAATGAAATCAGGAATGCTCGCTCAAGCATACATGTAATGAGAAATATTCTCAAGAAGCTTCCAACTGTTAACTATATGACATTGGAACTAGTTACGGCTCTTCTACTTCGTGTTAGTCAGAAATCTCCACTTAACAAG ATGGATGCTCGAAGCCTTGCCATGGAAATGGCCCCTATCATTATATGGCAGAAAGGCCAGAGACCTGAGCATTATAAACACTACTGGAATCATCCATCAAAACTTGACTCTAAAGCCAACTTAGATTCAACCTCCAACTACAGTGCGTGGGACATGCTTGCAG AAGACGGTGAAAGTCTTGATGCATCCTCTTCCATCCCTCTTGATGATGCGACGCCGCTGGACTTTTGCTCTATTGAAGTTATTCAGTGCTTGATCGAGCATCACAATGCGGTGTTCACAGACGCAAATGAAACTGTCTGGAGATGA
- the LOC105179208 gene encoding probable isoaspartyl peptidase/L-asparaginase 3 isoform X2, with the protein MEVGAVAAMRYVSDGIKAARLVMQHTKHTMLVGEQASIFAISMGLPGPKNLSSEDSIEKWKNWKKNKCQPNFRKNVMPIDDCGPYRPESSNNLGGGICLNPKTTGFDESGSSLFNLHSHDTISLAVIDKLGHIAVGTSTNGATFKIPGRVGDGPIAGSSAYADTDVGACGATGDGDIMMRFLPCYQVIESMRLGMEPKLAAQDAIARIARKYPDFVGAIFAVNKNGVHAGACHGWTFQYSVRSPDMADVEVYTVIPEMAAE; encoded by the exons ATGGAGGTTGGAGCTGTTGCAGCGATGAGGTATGTGAGCGATGGCATCAAAGCTGCAAGATTAGTAATGCAGCATACTAAACACACTATGCTTGTTGGAGAGCAAGCATCAATATTTGCCATTTCTATGGGTCTTCCAGGCCCCAAAAACTTAAGTTCTGAAGATTCTATAGAGAAGtggaaaaattggaaaaagaataaGTGCCAGCCCAATTTTAGGAAAAACGTTATGCCGATTGATGATTGTGGTCCTTACCGTCCAGAGAGTAGTAATAACCTTGGTGGGGGAATATGCTTGAACCCGAAGACGACTGGCTTTGATGAGTCTGGGTCGTCCCTTTTTAATCTCCATAGCCACGATACAATATCCTTGGCTGTTATTGACAAA TTGGGACATATAGCTGTTGGTACGTCTACCAACGGGGCTACTTTTAAGATTCCGGGCAG GGTCGGTGATGGACCTATTGCCGGATCTTCTGCATATGCTGACACTGATGTTGGAGCTTGTGGGGCTACTGGGGATGGTGATATCATGATGCGCTTTCTTCCTTG cTATCAAGTCATTGAGAGTATGAGGTTAGGCATGGAACCTAAGCTTGCTGCCCAGGATGCCATTGCAAGAATCGCAAGGAAATACCCTGATTTTGTTGGAGCCATTTTTGCAGTCAATAAGAATGGTGTCCATGCAGGTGCATGCCATGGTTGGACTTTTCAGTACTCAGTGAGGAGCCCTGACATGGCTGATGTGGAAGTTTATACAGTCATTCCGGAGATGGCAGCAGAGTGA
- the LOC105179207 gene encoding putative kinase-like protein TMKL1 yields the protein MRHRHKLMLIIGLTSVTVLTILLFTVFCCRRRKAEHGSRDVESAFECKEGDGRVNTEDLIKFHGGEDLTVEEILDAPGEVIGKSSYGTLYRASLVNSDSLALLRFLRPTCTLRIKEVVPILELLGSVRHPNLVPLYAFYAGPRGEKLMVHPFYGPGNLAQFIKDGKAEAHKWPVIYRISIRIARGVRHLHTAFEKPIIHGNLKSKNIFLDHHLNPYISDFGLNLLLNPTAGQQMLESSASQGYRAPELMKMKDASKESDIYSLGVIFLELLTGKLAIDENSTPDQDFCLPSALRNAVLDDTMVDLYHPDILLGLSNDQRIVTEDRVFRFFQLAMACCSPTRLLRPHINQILEKLQGIGK from the exons ATGAGGCACAGACATAAACTCATGCTAATCATAGGGCTCACCTCAGTAACAGTCCTAACAATTCTTTTATTCACAGTTTTTTGttgtagaagaagaaaagctGAACATGGTTCCAGAGATGTAGAATCAGCGTTTGAGTGTAAAGAAGGAGATGGGCGTGTTAACACTGAGGATTTAATCAAGTTTCATGGGGGTGAAGATCTAACTGTAGAGGAAATTCTGGATGCCCCTGGTGAAGTTATAGGAAAATCTAGCTATGGGACTCTGTACAGGGCTAGTTTAGTAAATTCAGATTCACTTGCATTGTTGAGATTCTTGAGGCCTACTTGTACCTTGAGGATAAAAGAGGTGGTGCCCATTCTTGAGTTGCTCGGCTCTGTAAGGCATCCAAATTTGGTGCCTTTGTATGCATTTTATGCAGGGCCTAGAGGGGAGAAGCTCATGGTTCATCCATTTTATGGACCTGGAAATTTAGCTCAGTTCATCAAAG ATGGTAAAGCTGAGGCCCATAAATGGCCTGTCATATATAGGATCTCCATACGTATTGCTAGAGGAGTTCGGCATCTTCATACAGCTTTTGAGAAGCCCATAATACATGGAAACCTCAAGTcgaagaatatatttttggatcaCCATCTCAATCCATATATCTCAGATTTTGGCTTAAATCTTCTATTGAATCCAACCGCAGGGCAGCAAATGCTTGAGTCGTCTGCCTCTCAGGGCTATAGAGCCCCtgagttgatgaaaatgaaagatgCTAGCAAAGAGAGTGATATATACAGCCTGGGGGTAATCTTTCTTGAATTACTGACTGGAAAGTTAGCGATTGATGAGAATTCCACTCCAGATCAAGATTTTTGTTTGCCAAGTGCCCTCAGAAATGCTGTTCTGGATGACACGATGGTGGATTTGTATCATCCAGATATTCTTCTTGGCTTAAGCAATGATCAGAGAATAGTCACTGAAGATCGTGTTTTCAGATTTTTCCAGCTCGCAATGGCTTGTTGTTCTCCCACACGTCTCCTTCGGCCTCACATAAATCAAATCCTTGAAAAGCTTCAAGGAATTGGAAAGTAA
- the LOC105179206 gene encoding acid phosphatase 1 — protein sequence MFFLKKILIFLSVFTLALCEEALESDPFPKPLIVEINEAQLKEWPVEEEEVQLQCTSWRVAVEANNLSPWEKIPEECADYVKEYMIGKGYELDLQRVSNEAKAFARSVYLSGDGKSAWIFDVDETLLSNLPYYADHGFGLEVFDSTKFGQWVEMGIAPAIESSLELYEEVLSLGFKVILLTGRSERHRSITVENLFQAGFREWDKLLLRSSEDHEKTATIYKSEKRNELVEQGYQILGNSGDQWSDLLGSSMSIRSFKLPNPMYYIS from the exons ATGtttttcttgaagaaaattcttattttcttgtctGTTTTCACGCTTGCCCTTTGCGAAGAAGCTTTGGAGTCTGACCCCTTCCCCAAGCCTTTGATCGTTGAAATTAATGAAGCCCAGTTGAAAGAATGGCCTgtcgaagaagaagaagtccAGTTACAGTGTACGAGTTGGAGGGTTGCTGTGGAGGCCAATAATTTAAGCCCATGGGAGAAAATTCCAGAAGAGTGTGCTGATTATGTGAAGGAGTATATGATTGGAAAGGGATATGAACTTGATCTTCAAAGGGTTTCAAATGAGGCAAAAGCATTTGCAAGAAGTGTATATTTGAGTGGGGATGGAAAAAGTGCTTGGATATTTGATGTGGATGAGACTCTGCTCTCCAATCTTCCCTATTATGCGGACCATGGTTTTGG CTTGGAAGTTTTTGATAGCACAAAATTTGGTCAATGGGTCGAGATGGGAATAGCACCTGCTATAGAGTCCAGTTTGGAACTTTATGAAGAGGTCTTGAGCTTGGGATTCAAGGTTATCTTGTTGACTGGTCGAAGTGAAAGGCACCGAAGTATTACCGTCGAGAATTTGTTCCAAGCTGGATTTCGGGAATGGGACAAGCTCTTACTCAG GTCCTCGGAGGATCATGAAAAGACAGCAACGATATACAAGTCAGAGAAAAGGAACGAGCTCGTAGAACAGGGATATCAAATTCTGGGCAATTCTGGAGATCAGTGGAGTGATTTACTAGGCTCTTCTATGTCTATACGTTCATTTAAGCTTCCGAATCCCATGTATTACATATCCTAA